From one Astatotilapia calliptera chromosome 10, fAstCal1.2, whole genome shotgun sequence genomic stretch:
- the faxdc2 gene encoding fatty acid hydroxylase domain-containing protein 2: MSVETAASGAREAEESRGSSGRQEGPGGLWDSVKKAGFVIGSGILFLAAFGNSLTWHLQRFWGASGDFWQNLWTKLYVAYEGHDASLFFLGTMLVPTLAFWGSNALLLWVDITGTPSFITRYRIQLDKNNPVDPAKLRQALKCVLFNHVVISGAMTVVVYYLMSWRGNPCGPELPTFHWALMELAAFAILEEIFFYYSHRLFHHPSLYKHYHKQHHDWTAPIGIVSIYAHPLEHVISNLLPVVSGPVLLGSHVSTTSMWYCVALVSTTISHCGYHLPFLPSPEFHDFHHLRFNQCFGVFGILDRLHSTDSKFRQTKQYERHTLLTSFTPLNESIPDTQKKGQ, from the exons ATGTCGGTGGAGACAGCAGCCAGCG gtgCGAGGGAAGCTGAGGAGAGCAGAGGAAGCAGCGGCCGACAG GAGGGCCCCGGAGGACTGTGGGACTCTGTGAAGAAAGCCGGGTTTGTCATTGGATCTGGGATCTTATTCTTGGCTGCGTTCGGGAACTCACTGACATG GCACCTTCAGAGATTCTGGGGAGCTTCGGGAGATTTTTGGCAGAACTTGTGGACCAAGTTGTACGTGGCATACGAGGGCCACGACGCTTCTTTGTTCTTCCTGG GGACCATGCTTGTTCCCACTCTGGCCTTTTGGGGGTCAAATGCTCTCCTGCTGTGGGTGGACATCACTGGCACACCGTCCTTCATCACCCGCTACCGTATCCAGTTGGACAAGAACAACCCA GTGGATCCAGCTAAGCTGCGCCAAGCCTTGAAGTGTGTCCTCTTCAACCACGTGGTAATCTCCGGGGCCATGACTGTGGTTGTTTACTACCTGATGAGCTGGAGAGGAAACCCCTGTGGCCCCGAGCTGCCCACCTTTCACTGGGCCCTGATGGAGCTGGCCGCCTTCGCCATCTTGGAGGAGATTTTCTTCTACTATTCACACAG GCTGTTCCACCACCCCAGCCTCTACAAGCATTACCACAAACAGCACCACGATTGGACCGCTCCCATCGGTATTGTTTCCATCTACGCTCATCCTCTGGAGCACGTG ATCTCCAACTTATTGCCGGTGGTAAGCGGGCCGGTTCTTCTGGGCTCCCACGTATCCACCACCTCCATGTGGTACTGCGTAGCTCTGGTCAGCACCACCATCTCCCACTGCGGATACCACCTTCCTTTCCTGCCTTCTCCTGAGTTCCATGACTTCCACCACCTCAG GTTCAATcagtgttttggcgttttcggCATCCTGGACAGGCTCCACAGCACAGACAGCAAGTTCCGTCAGACCAAACAGTACGAGCGCCACACTCTGCTCACCAGCTTCACCCCGCTGAACGAGAGCATCCCTGACACACAAAAGAAGGGCCAGTGA